One Gemmatimonadaceae bacterium DNA segment encodes these proteins:
- the rsgA gene encoding ribosome small subunit-dependent GTPase A, whose product MTGAEELVGTVSQGTGGVWHVLLPDGTVHEASMRGRLKKADVGRRAGGSIRRDTETAGREAVKLAVGDRVRLERDARGQSLAIAEILPRTSRLARRAPGGARGERIIAANVDQVVIVFAAANPEPHLRMVDRFLVIAEANGLPARLVVNKVDLVGPEVAHARFTDYPRAGYPVHFTSVKRGDGLEVLSRALAGRASVLTGPSGAGKSSLLNAMFPGLDLRVGEVSASVNKGRHTTVGASLHPLPGAGGGYVMDTPGLREVGMWELPVERLDLCFPEIRVHREQCRFADCLHSVEPDCAVRAALERGEVAVSRYESYLKLSEELASEKPSW is encoded by the coding sequence CCCAGGGCACGGGCGGCGTGTGGCACGTGCTCCTGCCCGACGGCACGGTGCACGAGGCGTCGATGCGCGGCCGCCTGAAGAAAGCCGACGTCGGCCGCCGGGCCGGCGGATCCATCCGGCGCGACACCGAGACCGCGGGCCGTGAGGCCGTGAAGCTCGCGGTGGGCGACCGCGTGCGGCTGGAGCGCGACGCCCGCGGCCAGTCGCTGGCCATCGCCGAGATCCTGCCCCGCACCTCCCGCCTGGCGCGGCGGGCACCCGGCGGCGCGCGCGGCGAACGCATCATCGCCGCCAACGTGGATCAGGTGGTGATCGTGTTCGCGGCGGCGAACCCCGAACCGCATCTGCGCATGGTCGACCGGTTTCTCGTGATCGCCGAGGCCAACGGACTGCCGGCGCGTCTCGTCGTCAACAAGGTCGACCTCGTGGGCCCCGAGGTGGCGCACGCCCGCTTCACCGACTACCCGCGCGCCGGATATCCGGTGCACTTCACCAGCGTCAAACGCGGCGACGGGCTCGAGGTGCTGTCGCGGGCGCTCGCCGGCCGCGCCTCGGTGCTCACCGGACCCAGCGGCGCCGGAAAATCGTCGCTGCTCAACGCCATGTTCCCGGGCCTCGACCTGCGGGTGGGCGAGGTGAGCGCGTCGGTCAACAAGGGTCGCCACACCACGGTCGGCGCGTCGCTGCACCCGCTGCCCGGCGCCGGTGGCGGCTACGTGATGGACACGCCGGGGCTGCGCGAAGTGGGCATGTGGGAGTTGCCCGTGGAGCGGCTCGATCTCTGCTTTCCCGAGATCCGCGTGCATCGGGAGCAGTGCCGGTTCGCCGACTGCCTGCACAGCGTGGAGCCCGACTGCGCGGTGCGCGCGGCCCTGGAGCGCGGCGAGGTGGCCGTGAGCCGCTACGAGAGCTACCTCAAGCTGTCGGAGGAGCTGGCCAGCGAGAAGCCGTCCTGGTAG